From Deltaproteobacteria bacterium, a single genomic window includes:
- a CDS encoding FAD-dependent oxidoreductase yields MPRKLEFIRRSEIEEIKDAGLTLDWDEIARKGKISAEEVQIAKWYGVYTSRQEGNHMARVVIPGGQHTSRQIRSIADIAEKYAQGYVNVTTRQSIQLHWLKLYAIPDFLRELRDGGLTTFHGCGDVTRNVAACPMASVCPHRRIDVLPLAQETARALSACRDLDNLPRKFKVSFSGCGAACGQPHINCVGNIAIQRTRPDGTEETGFRVKIGGGMGWKAFVAQEAFSFVPGDQIVAVTRAIGILFRDHGDRFNRATSRLKFVVKRYGIEKCRELLLGILREEGVDTSRLEFAPVEDSGPAWPARPLTEPDPVGTDGLAVVRAQCRKGEVTHHQLRRLAELSEIYADKFVYTTNRQNIELHGVRTDRADEVKSEIVKLGLATDGFYGLRDVVTCVGTTYCPLAVTRTHQLYDLLQSVVQLPKYAAIRDAVLVNITGCPNSCSPFRISDIGFRGMRIRERRGSVEGYEMRVGGEEHRFGRVIGEFKMADCVLATARVLDRFLELREGDETLAQCVERVGATPFRAVVTQLAEGYEPAPALLENSIYSGDAESEKDFDIVAKDVPCQAACPAKTNVPEYINKIAEGDHDGAYLINQEDNVFPGVLGRICTRPCESACRYQWTSTENAVTICHLKRSAADRKTGEAKPLPAWYGETGRRVAVIGGGPAGLTAARNLKRYGHDVTVFEREASLGGMMTMGIPTFRLPRNVVSDEVNAITNSGVHVRTGEHVDRERLRKLTGEFDAVLVAAGAIKPQRTPIEGLPDDLAVPGLDFMRAYNLDNPIAVEPDVLVIGGGFTAVDCVRAARRLLGARGRVSMMYRRNEENMSANTDELAQIRAEDIDIHTLVTPVAARLVNGALAGVVFRRNVLARDRDGSGKPRMIEVAGSDSEVPCRTLILAIGQSRTMEILPDGVTITEAGRTTHPKIFVAGDFHTGSLDVIHAVADGKALADAIDEDLTGEKRLARKVAIELVADQILGTGRVRDMDLLPAPHMPVIPVAARGGNAEVETGFDESQTQLAAHRCYLCNHKYEIDQDRCIHCDWCIKVMPRNCIHRVSYLFENHRGIAEEYVDTPMPRDGTYIWIDSDECIRCGACLRVCPTEAITVRKTDVVQKTAARVQFLPGRAVAAPTRD; encoded by the coding sequence ATGCCTCGAAAGCTCGAATTCATCCGGCGCAGTGAGATCGAGGAGATCAAGGACGCGGGTCTGACCCTCGACTGGGACGAGATCGCGAGAAAAGGAAAGATCTCGGCCGAGGAAGTGCAGATCGCCAAATGGTACGGCGTATATACGAGCCGTCAGGAAGGCAACCACATGGCGCGCGTGGTGATTCCCGGCGGGCAACACACGTCGCGACAGATCCGCTCCATCGCCGACATCGCCGAAAAGTACGCCCAGGGCTACGTCAACGTGACGACGCGCCAATCGATTCAGCTGCACTGGCTCAAGCTTTACGCCATCCCCGATTTTCTGCGCGAGCTTCGGGACGGCGGTCTCACGACGTTTCATGGATGCGGCGACGTCACGCGAAACGTCGCCGCCTGCCCCATGGCTTCTGTCTGCCCGCATCGGCGCATCGACGTCCTGCCGTTGGCACAGGAAACCGCGCGCGCCCTCTCGGCCTGTCGCGATCTCGACAATCTGCCGCGCAAATTCAAGGTCTCGTTTTCGGGTTGCGGCGCGGCGTGCGGCCAGCCGCACATCAACTGCGTCGGCAATATCGCGATTCAGCGCACACGTCCCGATGGGACCGAAGAAACCGGCTTCCGCGTTAAAATCGGCGGCGGCATGGGCTGGAAGGCGTTTGTGGCGCAGGAGGCGTTCAGCTTCGTTCCCGGCGATCAGATCGTCGCGGTCACTCGCGCGATCGGCATCCTGTTCCGCGACCACGGCGACCGCTTCAATCGCGCGACATCGCGCCTGAAATTCGTGGTCAAGCGTTACGGTATCGAAAAGTGCCGCGAACTGCTGCTCGGCATCCTGCGCGAAGAGGGCGTCGACACGAGCCGGCTCGAATTTGCCCCGGTCGAGGACTCGGGTCCCGCATGGCCGGCGCGTCCGCTCACCGAGCCCGATCCCGTCGGCACCGACGGCCTCGCCGTCGTGCGCGCCCAGTGCCGCAAAGGCGAAGTCACGCACCACCAGCTTCGCCGGCTCGCCGAACTCTCCGAAATTTACGCCGACAAGTTCGTTTACACGACGAACCGGCAGAATATCGAACTGCACGGCGTGCGTACGGACAGAGCGGATGAGGTCAAGTCCGAGATCGTGAAACTCGGACTCGCGACCGACGGGTTTTACGGCCTGCGCGACGTGGTGACGTGCGTCGGCACCACATACTGCCCCCTCGCCGTCACGCGCACGCACCAACTCTACGACCTGCTGCAAAGCGTCGTGCAGTTGCCGAAATACGCCGCGATCCGCGACGCCGTGCTCGTCAACATCACGGGTTGCCCCAATTCCTGCTCGCCGTTTCGCATCTCCGACATCGGCTTTCGCGGCATGCGCATCCGCGAACGCCGAGGCAGCGTCGAGGGGTACGAGATGCGCGTGGGCGGCGAGGAACACCGCTTCGGTCGCGTCATCGGCGAATTCAAGATGGCCGACTGCGTGCTCGCGACGGCCCGCGTGCTCGACCGGTTTCTCGAATTGCGCGAGGGCGACGAGACCCTCGCGCAGTGCGTCGAACGGGTCGGGGCGACGCCGTTTCGCGCGGTGGTCACCCAACTGGCCGAAGGTTACGAGCCCGCGCCCGCGCTGCTCGAAAATTCGATCTATTCGGGTGACGCCGAATCGGAAAAAGACTTCGACATCGTGGCCAAGGACGTGCCGTGCCAGGCGGCATGCCCCGCGAAGACGAACGTGCCTGAGTATATTAACAAGATCGCCGAGGGCGATCATGACGGCGCTTATCTCATCAATCAGGAAGACAACGTGTTTCCCGGCGTGCTCGGGCGCATCTGCACGCGGCCCTGCGAAAGCGCTTGCCGCTATCAGTGGACGAGCACCGAGAACGCGGTCACGATCTGCCACCTCAAGCGCTCCGCGGCCGACCGCAAAACGGGCGAGGCGAAACCCCTGCCCGCGTGGTACGGCGAAACCGGGCGTCGTGTGGCGGTGATTGGCGGCGGACCTGCGGGACTCACCGCCGCGCGCAACCTGAAGCGATACGGTCACGACGTCACGGTCTTCGAGCGCGAGGCGTCCCTCGGCGGCATGATGACCATGGGGATTCCCACCTTCCGACTGCCGCGCAACGTGGTTTCCGATGAGGTGAACGCGATCACGAATTCCGGTGTCCATGTCCGCACCGGCGAGCACGTCGATCGCGAACGGCTGCGAAAACTCACGGGTGAGTTCGACGCGGTGCTCGTCGCCGCCGGGGCCATCAAGCCGCAACGCACGCCCATCGAAGGCCTGCCCGACGACCTCGCCGTGCCCGGTCTCGATTTCATGCGCGCGTACAACCTCGACAATCCGATTGCGGTGGAGCCCGACGTGTTGGTCATCGGCGGCGGATTCACGGCGGTGGACTGCGTGCGCGCGGCCCGGCGTCTGCTCGGCGCGCGGGGACGCGTGTCGATGATGTACCGCCGCAACGAAGAGAACATGTCGGCGAATACCGACGAACTTGCGCAGATCCGCGCCGAGGACATCGACATCCACACGCTGGTCACGCCCGTCGCCGCGAGGCTCGTCAACGGCGCGCTCGCGGGGGTGGTGTTCCGCCGCAACGTGCTCGCGCGCGACCGGGACGGTTCGGGCAAGCCGCGCATGATCGAAGTGGCGGGCAGCGACTCCGAGGTTCCGTGCCGCACGCTGATCCTCGCGATCGGGCAAAGCCGAACAATGGAGATCTTGCCGGACGGCGTGACGATCACCGAAGCCGGGCGCACCACGCACCCGAAGATCTTCGTCGCGGGCGACTTTCACACGGGCAGCCTGGATGTGATCCACGCCGTCGCCGACGGCAAGGCGCTCGCCGACGCGATCGACGAGGATCTGACGGGAGAAAAGCGCCTTGCACGCAAGGTCGCCATCGAGCTCGTGGCCGACCAGATTCTCGGCACGGGCCGCGTGCGCGACATGGATCTGCTGCCCGCGCCGCACATGCCGGTCATCCCCGTCGCGGCGCGCGGCGGCAACGCCGAAGTGGAGACCGGTTTTGACGAAAGCCAGACGCAGCTCGCCGCGCACCGGTGCTATCTGTGCAACCACAAGTACGAGATCGATCAGGACCGGTGCATCCACTGCGACTGGTGCATCAAGGTCATGCCGCGCAACTGCATCCACCGCGTGAGCTACCTGTTCGAGAACCATCGCGGCATCGCAGAGGAATACGTGGACACCCCCATGCCTCGCGACGGCACCTACATCTGGATCGACAGCGACGAGTGCATCCGCTGCGGCGCGTGCCTGCGCGTGTGCCCGACCGAGGCCATCACGGTGCGCAAGACCGATGTCGTTCAGAAAACGGCGGCCCGCGTGCAGTTTCTGCCCGGTCGCGCCGTCGCCGCGCCCACGCGCGACTGA
- a CDS encoding PAS domain S-box protein: MVALLTISIILQFLAAVIALRLIRQTGVWPAWVLIACSVSLMAVRRSLVLSSVLYDGVTTPVMWTGEIVGLFITVLMISGLSSIRPMFRAMQRSERELTAERNFVTTVLDTSAALVVVLDRESRIVRFNGAAERVTGYKAADVYGKYLWDHLLIDSEVERVRRGVAKLFSGRTQGVAANHWRTKSGELRLIEWTNTVLRGEDERIEYIIGTGIDVTERQQARQALTASEDRYRTLMESASDAIVVADAESGTILDINRKAERLLGKSATDLVGRNQTVLHAEPDRERYRYLFKAISRGEITQDVDSTIQRSDGSVVSVAISAGVSVLDGRKVVLGIFHDMTERQRIENELRESERRFRHMSYHDELTGLRNRSFFDKEMAIIDRDMETIKPVSVIAIDVDGLKTVNDSYGHRSGDEVLVSTAKILTSAFSGSDIVSRVGGDEFAVILPGVDWLTAVEKGEEIKRAVAEYNRGRPNLTISLSLGVASSFPDRRESIYEIFQRADDKMYSYKLTQATSTKSRLVDILMSALAERDRNTSSHIERLVVMCSMMAERMNLDDQKKRNLILLARMHDLGKVGVPDEILFKPGKLTSEELPKMREHVIIGYNIALRSKELRHIADLVLHHHEFWNGEGYPKALAGESIPQECRILAVVDAYDAMTSDRPYHRAVGKDEAFTELRLKSGTQFDPAMVDIFVALMQSVPMLPYHQPPTSAKVLDLHKPDKRVTRPAKIV, from the coding sequence TTGGTTGCGCTTCTGACGATCTCGATCATCCTGCAGTTTCTCGCTGCCGTGATAGCCCTGCGCCTCATCCGACAAACGGGCGTCTGGCCGGCGTGGGTGCTGATCGCCTGCTCCGTTTCGCTGATGGCCGTGCGTCGATCGCTCGTGTTGTCTTCCGTCCTTTACGACGGCGTCACGACACCCGTCATGTGGACCGGCGAGATCGTCGGACTGTTCATCACGGTTCTCATGATTTCAGGATTGTCGTCGATCCGGCCGATGTTCCGCGCCATGCAGCGATCGGAACGCGAACTCACCGCCGAGCGCAACTTCGTCACGACAGTTCTCGACACGTCCGCCGCGCTCGTCGTGGTCCTCGATCGCGAGTCGCGCATCGTGCGTTTCAACGGAGCTGCCGAGCGCGTGACCGGGTACAAGGCCGCGGATGTCTATGGCAAGTACCTCTGGGACCACCTGCTAATCGATTCCGAGGTCGAGCGCGTTCGGCGCGGCGTCGCCAAGTTGTTCTCCGGGCGCACTCAGGGCGTCGCGGCGAATCATTGGCGTACGAAGTCCGGCGAGCTGCGACTGATCGAATGGACGAACACCGTGTTGCGCGGCGAGGACGAACGGATCGAATACATCATCGGCACGGGAATCGACGTGACGGAACGCCAGCAGGCCCGTCAGGCACTCACCGCGTCGGAAGACCGATACCGAACCCTGATGGAGAGCGCGAGCGACGCCATCGTCGTTGCCGACGCCGAATCCGGAACGATTCTCGACATCAACCGCAAGGCCGAGCGCCTGCTCGGCAAGAGCGCGACGGACCTCGTCGGACGCAATCAGACCGTGCTCCACGCCGAACCCGACCGCGAACGTTACCGTTACCTGTTCAAGGCCATCTCGCGCGGGGAGATCACGCAGGATGTCGATTCCACGATCCAGCGCTCAGACGGATCGGTCGTCTCGGTCGCCATCAGCGCGGGCGTGAGCGTGCTCGACGGGCGAAAGGTAGTGCTCGGCATCTTTCATGACATGACCGAGCGCCAGCGCATCGAAAACGAATTGCGTGAGAGCGAACGGCGGTTCCGGCACATGAGCTATCACGACGAACTCACGGGCCTTCGCAACCGGTCGTTCTTCGACAAGGAAATGGCGATCATCGATCGCGACATGGAGACGATCAAACCGGTCAGCGTCATCGCGATCGACGTGGACGGCCTGAAGACCGTCAACGACTCCTACGGTCACCGATCCGGCGACGAGGTGCTCGTTTCGACGGCGAAAATCCTCACCTCGGCATTCTCGGGCAGCGACATCGTCTCGCGCGTGGGCGGCGACGAATTCGCCGTCATCCTGCCGGGCGTGGACTGGCTGACCGCGGTGGAGAAGGGTGAGGAGATCAAACGCGCGGTGGCCGAGTACAATCGCGGGCGCCCGAATCTGACCATCAGCCTGTCGCTCGGTGTCGCCAGTTCGTTCCCCGATCGGCGCGAGTCGATCTACGAGATTTTTCAGCGAGCCGACGACAAGATGTACAGCTACAAGCTCACGCAGGCCACGAGCACCAAGAGCCGTCTCGTGGATATCCTCATGTCGGCGTTGGCTGAACGCGACCGCAATACCAGTTCGCACATCGAGCGGCTCGTGGTCATGTGCTCGATGATGGCCGAGCGGATGAATCTCGACGATCAGAAGAAGCGCAATCTCATTCTGCTCGCCCGCATGCACGATCTGGGCAAGGTCGGCGTGCCCGACGAAATTCTGTTCAAGCCCGGCAAGCTCACCAGTGAGGAGCTGCCGAAAATGCGCGAGCACGTCATCATCGGCTACAACATCGCCCTGCGTTCCAAGGAACTGCGCCACATCGCCGATCTGGTTCTGCATCATCACGAATTCTGGAATGGCGAGGGGTATCCCAAAGCCCTTGCCGGAGAGTCGATTCCCCAGGAGTGCCGCATTCTGGCGGTGGTGGACGCCTATGACGCCATGACCAGCGACCGTCCCTACCATCGGGCGGTGGGCAAAGACGAGGCCTTCACCGAATTGCGCCTCAAGTCCGGTACGCAGTTCGACCCGGCGATGGTCGACATCTTCGTCGCGCTGATGCAGTCCGTTCCGATGCTGCCCTACCACCAGCCGCCGACCTCCGCGAAGGTCCTCGACCTGCACAAGCCCGATAAGCGCGTCACCAGACCCGCGAAAATTGTTTGA
- a CDS encoding cytochrome c, with amino-acid sequence MKFHSRFLALFVTAMFLVVSVSALAADDPLEKLMKGVGKSMKTIKAAVQGGQTAGIAEAANFIAAEVLKSKDHDPPQAKDRKAEIPALSDECAAAAKALAAATTPDDVQAKYKALGASCKKCHDIFQPEE; translated from the coding sequence ATGAAATTCCATTCGCGGTTCTTAGCCTTGTTCGTGACGGCGATGTTCCTGGTCGTGTCGGTTTCCGCTCTCGCCGCGGACGATCCCCTCGAAAAACTCATGAAGGGCGTCGGCAAGAGCATGAAGACGATCAAGGCCGCCGTGCAGGGCGGTCAGACGGCGGGCATCGCCGAAGCCGCGAACTTCATTGCCGCTGAAGTCCTGAAATCGAAGGACCACGATCCGCCGCAGGCAAAGGATCGAAAAGCGGAGATTCCGGCTCTTTCCGACGAGTGCGCCGCCGCCGCCAAGGCCCTCGCCGCGGCCACGACGCCCGACGACGTGCAGGCCAAGTACAAGGCCCTCGGCGCGTCGTGCAAAAAGTGCCACGACATCTTCCAGCCCGAAGAATAG
- a CDS encoding P1 family peptidase codes for MIGQMSPGPLNAITDVSGVLVGHRTLIEGDDLRTGVTVVLPHGGNLFQEKVPAGVFAANGFGKMAGFTQIDEIGAIETPIALTNTLSIHAAMEGIIRHTLAQPGNESAPSINAVAGECNDGQLSDIQGLHVTADHVIDAIRAAKNGPVEEGCVGGGTGTRALGFKAGIGTSSRVVAKRFGAYTVGVLVQANFGGNLTVAGVPVGAELKKRHSAVLDDTDVEAGSCMIVVATDAPLDAVSLRRLAVRAMLGFGRAGGISTHGSGDYVIAFSTAPELRIRHGATRTGGTVVANDHLTPLFAAVAEATEEAIVNSIFMATEMTGRDGRTVRALPVERTLEILRTWRALK; via the coding sequence ATGATCGGCCAGATGTCGCCCGGTCCGCTCAACGCGATCACCGATGTCTCCGGCGTGCTCGTCGGCCATCGCACGCTGATCGAGGGCGACGATCTCCGCACCGGCGTCACCGTGGTGCTGCCGCACGGCGGCAATCTGTTTCAGGAGAAGGTTCCCGCCGGAGTTTTCGCGGCCAACGGGTTCGGAAAGATGGCGGGGTTCACGCAGATCGACGAGATCGGCGCGATCGAAACGCCGATTGCGCTCACCAACACGCTCTCGATTCACGCGGCCATGGAAGGCATCATCCGCCACACGCTGGCGCAGCCCGGCAACGAATCCGCGCCGTCGATCAACGCGGTCGCAGGAGAGTGCAACGACGGACAGCTTTCGGACATTCAGGGTCTTCACGTCACGGCCGATCACGTCATCGACGCGATCCGCGCCGCGAAGAATGGGCCGGTCGAGGAAGGGTGTGTCGGCGGCGGGACCGGAACGCGGGCGCTCGGGTTCAAAGCCGGGATCGGCACGTCATCGCGGGTCGTCGCCAAGCGATTCGGCGCTTACACCGTGGGCGTGCTCGTTCAGGCGAACTTCGGCGGCAATCTGACCGTGGCGGGTGTGCCCGTCGGGGCGGAACTCAAGAAACGTCACTCCGCCGTGCTCGACGACACGGACGTCGAGGCCGGCTCGTGCATGATCGTCGTCGCGACCGATGCCCCGCTCGATGCGGTCTCGCTGCGCCGCCTCGCGGTGCGGGCAATGCTGGGATTCGGTCGCGCGGGCGGAATCTCCACGCACGGCTCCGGCGATTACGTGATCGCGTTTTCCACCGCGCCGGAGTTGCGCATTCGCCACGGCGCGACGCGAACGGGCGGAACCGTCGTGGCGAACGATCACCTCACGCCGCTCTTCGCCGCCGTCGCCGAGGCCACCGAGGAAGCGATCGTGAATTCGATCTTCATGGCCACCGAAATGACAGGCCGCGATGGCCGTACGGTGCGGGCACTTCCGGTGGAGCGCACGCTCGAGATCCTGCGCACGTGGAGAGCGTTGAAGTAG
- a CDS encoding indolepyruvate oxidoreductase subunit beta has translation MSGVKIYIAGVGGQGSLTFSRLLGEAALDAGLGVVVSEVHGMSQRGGVVESSVLIGDYESPLIGSGDADIVVAFEPAEALRAVSKMSAKTLVLVNSRKTIPFTVTLGAAAYPDLESAFETLRTLCEGLYVIDAAGLAAKAGSAMAVNMVLMGALAALGRLPIGTEGMRATLGEKQPARFRETNDAAFELGRRAIAHAAS, from the coding sequence ATGAGCGGCGTGAAGATCTACATCGCGGGCGTCGGCGGGCAGGGCAGCCTGACGTTCTCGCGTCTGCTGGGCGAAGCCGCGCTCGACGCGGGGCTCGGCGTCGTTGTCTCCGAGGTGCACGGCATGTCGCAGCGCGGCGGCGTGGTCGAGAGCAGCGTGCTCATCGGCGACTACGAGTCGCCGCTCATCGGCTCGGGCGACGCCGACATCGTCGTCGCATTCGAGCCGGCCGAGGCGCTGCGCGCGGTCTCGAAAATGTCGGCAAAGACGTTGGTGCTTGTGAATTCGCGCAAAACAATACCCTTCACCGTCACGCTCGGCGCGGCCGCGTATCCCGATCTCGAATCCGCGTTCGAAACCCTGCGCACATTGTGCGAGGGGCTGTATGTCATCGACGCGGCGGGCCTCGCGGCGAAGGCGGGTTCGGCGATGGCGGTCAACATGGTCCTGATGGGAGCGCTCGCGGCGCTGGGGCGTTTGCCGATCGGCACCGAGGGCATGCGCGCGACGCTCGGTGAAAAGCAGCCGGCGCGATTTCGCGAGACGAACGACGCCGCGTTCGAACTCGGCCGCCGCGCGATCGCGCACGCGGCTTCCTGA
- the iorA gene encoding indolepyruvate ferredoxin oxidoreductase subunit alpha gives MAHALLSTEPGRRLLLLGNEAIVRGALEAGVGFVSTYPGTPSSEIGDTFSDLAAEAGVVFEYSANEKVALEVAAAAASAGVRALVAMKHVGVNVAADPLLTLAYIGVRGGLVLVSADDPGCHSSQNEQDNRYFARMASLPMLEPATPAEAYAMTRLAFELSERVELPVILRTTTRVSHTRAPIAIGERMKAIARGEFIRDPARFVMVPANARRRHPVLLRQLAKADAELANSPLHLEYGYGRELGIVTTGVAACYVHDIVRGCDLESRVSVLKVATTHPLPRARCAEFLRRFETVLVAEELEPILENDLKAIACDERLSIRVLGKGSAHFSRLGEFDPDGVRDAIRAALGDMPIDAKPLPDVAIPPAPPRPPILCAACPHRSTYLLVRTAMGEGAVYMTDIGCYTLGFAPPLSMGDFCLCMGSSITKASGLSSVSDQPVVAFIGDSTFFHSGVAGLVNAVHNRRSFLLVVMDNGTTGMTGHQPHPGAQTDAVGSRDVMMDDLIRAAGVDHLCVIDPGDFGASLRAIEEIKSKEGLRVVIARSPCPLYARKELGIARPATKYEVDADLCRACGREGCGLACGMPASPESERARATRRITSEADTLVGVLAEPSPKMEQAPCQETCPAGICVQGYVNRIAAGEDDKAMELIRQRVALPGMLGRICERPCEVPCVYGDHGDRIEINRLKRYVSDRETREQRALYASSLLAKIVPTGHAVAVVGSGPAGLSCAFDLRVRGYDVTVFEAESVLGGIPGWAVPEFRLPRVVIDRDLEVFHLLGVEFRTGVRIGIDVTLGELKSDGYDAIFLGVGARFGARLGIDGEDLAGVEDGLAFLRRARLGENLAVGRRVAVIGGGNSAIDAARTAVRLGAQSVSVIYRRGRDELPADTHEVAEAVEEGVEFRFQLAPMSARGTGRVERLTCAKTKLGEPDSSGRRRAVVMHGQNVDVETDHVIVAVGQRLDGQVSDLVGVDRRGWIAVESENGATSVTGVFAGGDAVSGPRNVVEAIAAGKRAAWGIDRYLTNGARPVLPEPVRPLPSAEAPRYRPRGLRPERAAEVRRAPLRGETAFDEREQTYTVTEARVEARRCLACGLCASCRNCLDNFGCPAFYEKDGRAAIDPALCDGCGVCVQVCPNGAIHARQAFA, from the coding sequence GTGGCTCACGCACTCCTTTCGACCGAACCCGGTCGGCGACTCCTCCTGCTCGGCAACGAAGCCATCGTTCGCGGCGCGCTCGAAGCCGGTGTCGGTTTCGTCTCGACGTACCCGGGTACGCCGTCCTCGGAAATCGGCGACACCTTCAGCGATCTGGCCGCTGAAGCGGGCGTCGTCTTCGAGTATTCGGCAAACGAAAAGGTGGCGCTCGAAGTCGCGGCGGCCGCGGCGTCCGCGGGCGTGCGCGCGCTGGTGGCCATGAAACATGTCGGCGTCAATGTCGCCGCCGATCCGCTGCTCACGCTCGCGTACATCGGCGTGCGCGGCGGCCTCGTACTCGTGAGTGCCGACGATCCCGGCTGCCACTCCAGCCAGAACGAGCAGGACAATCGTTACTTCGCGCGCATGGCGAGCCTGCCCATGCTGGAACCGGCGACTCCCGCAGAGGCATACGCCATGACGCGTCTGGCGTTCGAGTTGTCGGAGCGTGTCGAGCTGCCCGTCATCCTGCGGACCACCACGCGCGTCAGCCACACCCGGGCTCCGATCGCGATCGGCGAACGGATGAAAGCCATCGCGCGCGGAGAGTTCATCCGCGACCCCGCGCGATTCGTCATGGTGCCGGCCAACGCGCGCCGGCGGCATCCGGTACTGCTACGCCAACTCGCGAAGGCCGACGCCGAACTTGCGAATTCGCCGCTGCACCTCGAGTACGGGTACGGGCGCGAACTGGGGATTGTCACCACCGGCGTCGCCGCGTGCTACGTGCACGATATCGTTCGGGGCTGCGACCTCGAATCGCGCGTCAGCGTGTTGAAGGTCGCGACGACGCACCCCCTGCCGCGCGCACGATGCGCGGAATTTCTGAGGCGTTTCGAGACCGTGCTCGTCGCGGAGGAACTCGAACCGATTCTCGAAAACGATCTCAAGGCTATCGCGTGTGACGAGCGTCTCTCGATCCGCGTCCTCGGAAAAGGTTCGGCGCATTTCTCGCGCCTCGGCGAATTCGATCCCGACGGTGTTCGAGACGCGATCCGCGCCGCGCTGGGCGACATGCCGATCGATGCGAAACCGCTCCCGGACGTCGCTATACCGCCCGCGCCGCCGCGCCCGCCGATCCTGTGCGCCGCCTGCCCACATCGCTCCACCTATCTGCTCGTGCGCACCGCGATGGGCGAAGGCGCGGTCTACATGACCGACATCGGTTGCTACACGCTGGGGTTCGCGCCGCCGCTCTCCATGGGCGATTTCTGCCTGTGCATGGGTTCGTCGATCACCAAGGCATCGGGACTCTCCTCCGTATCCGATCAACCCGTCGTCGCGTTCATCGGCGATTCCACGTTCTTTCACTCCGGCGTCGCGGGCTTGGTGAATGCGGTGCACAACCGCCGCTCGTTCCTTCTGGTCGTGATGGACAACGGCACGACCGGTATGACCGGCCACCAGCCGCACCCGGGTGCGCAAACCGACGCGGTGGGTTCGCGCGACGTGATGATGGACGACCTCATTCGCGCCGCCGGCGTCGATCATCTGTGCGTGATCGATCCGGGCGATTTCGGCGCGTCGCTCCGTGCGATCGAGGAGATCAAGTCGAAAGAGGGCCTTCGCGTCGTCATCGCGCGCAGTCCGTGCCCGCTCTATGCGCGTAAGGAACTCGGCATCGCGAGGCCGGCGACGAAATACGAGGTCGATGCCGATCTGTGCCGCGCGTGCGGCCGCGAGGGTTGCGGCCTCGCCTGCGGGATGCCCGCGTCGCCGGAATCGGAGCGCGCGCGGGCGACTCGGCGGATCACCTCGGAGGCCGATACGCTGGTCGGGGTTCTCGCCGAGCCGTCACCGAAGATGGAACAGGCGCCGTGCCAGGAGACATGCCCGGCGGGGATTTGCGTGCAGGGATACGTGAATCGCATCGCCGCGGGCGAGGACGACAAGGCGATGGAACTCATCCGCCAGCGCGTCGCGTTGCCGGGCATGCTCGGGCGCATCTGCGAGCGCCCGTGCGAGGTGCCGTGCGTGTACGGCGACCACGGCGACCGCATCGAGATCAATCGTCTCAAGCGCTACGTCTCCGATCGGGAGACGCGCGAGCAACGCGCCTTGTACGCGAGTTCACTCCTCGCGAAAATCGTTCCGACGGGTCACGCGGTGGCAGTTGTCGGGTCGGGCCCAGCGGGGCTCTCGTGCGCGTTCGATCTGCGGGTGCGCGGCTACGACGTCACGGTCTTCGAGGCCGAATCCGTGCTGGGCGGCATCCCCGGTTGGGCCGTACCGGAATTTCGTCTGCCGCGCGTCGTCATCGATCGGGATCTCGAAGTGTTTCATTTGCTCGGGGTCGAGTTCCGAACAGGTGTGCGCATCGGGATCGACGTGACGCTCGGCGAGCTGAAGTCGGACGGCTACGACGCAATCTTTCTCGGCGTCGGCGCGCGGTTCGGTGCGCGGCTCGGCATCGACGGCGAAGATCTGGCGGGGGTCGAAGACGGACTCGCGTTCCTTCGCCGCGCCCGACTCGGCGAAAACCTAGCGGTCGGCCGTCGCGTCGCGGTCATCGGCGGCGGCAACTCGGCGATCGACGCGGCACGCACGGCGGTCCGCCTGGGCGCGCAATCGGTGAGCGTGATTTACCGACGCGGTCGTGACGAATTGCCCGCCGATACGCACGAGGTCGCCGAGGCGGTGGAAGAGGGCGTCGAGTTTCGATTCCAACTCGCGCCGATGTCCGCGCGGGGAACGGGCCGGGTCGAGCGCTTGACGTGCGCAAAGACGAAACTTGGGGAACCGGATTCGTCGGGGAGACGCAGAGCCGTGGTCATGCACGGTCAGAACGTCGATGTGGAAACCGATCACGTCATCGTCGCGGTGGGGCAGCGTCTCGACGGCCAGGTGAGCGACCTCGTCGGCGTCGATCGGCGGGGATGGATCGCGGTCGAATCCGAAAACGGGGCGACGTCGGTGACGGGAGTTTTCGCGGGCGGTGACGCGGTGAGCGGCCCCCGCAACGTGGTCGAGGCCATCGCCGCGGGTAAGCGCGCCGCGTGGGGTATCGATCGATATTTGACGAATGGTGCTCGGCCTGTGCTGCCGGAGCCCGTGCGTCCGCTTCCGAGCGCGGAAGCGCCGCGCTACCGGCCGCGCGGGCTGCGTCCCGAGCGTGCGGCCGAGGTGCGTCGCGCGCCGCTGCGCGGTGAGACGGCCTTCGACGAGCGCGAGCAGACTTACACGGTGACCGAGGCGCGCGTCGAAGCGCGGCGGTGCTTAGCGTGCGGACTGTGCGCGTCGTGCCGGAACTGTCTCGACAACTTCGGATGCCCGGCGTTCTACGAAAAAGACGGGCGCGCCGCGATCGATCCCGCGCTGTGCGACGGGTGCGGCGTGTGCGTGCAGGTGTGCCCCAACGGCGCGATCCACGCGCGGCAGGCGTTCGCATGA